One window of Populus nigra chromosome 5, ddPopNigr1.1, whole genome shotgun sequence genomic DNA carries:
- the LOC133695388 gene encoding uncharacterized protein LOC133695388 has protein sequence MRDFPSCFGENGVQIADSSSSNTSKNAQNLVTCVYQCRIRGRSCLITITWSKNLMGQGLSVGIDDSANQCLCKVDIKPWLFSKRKGSKSLEAYSCKIDIYWDLSSAKFGSGPEPFEGFYVAVVVDRQMVLILGDMRKEAFKKTGATPIPSNAVFVAKREHVFGKKVFCTKARFCDNGQIHDLMIECDTIGVSDPCLLVRVDCKTVMQVKRLRWKFRGNHTILVDGLAIEVFWDVHNWLFGASVGNAVFMFKTCTSAEKLWSSQQLSDPNVLPWSFSQRFLDSKSQNLGFSLILYAWKHE, from the coding sequence ATGAGAGATTTCCCATCTTGTTTTGGTGAAAATGGGGTACAAATAGCTGATTCTTCGTCTTCAAATACTAGTAAAAATGCACAGAATTTGGTTACCTGTGTGTATCAATGTCGAATTCGAGGCCGATCTTGCTTGATCACTATAACGTGGAGTAAGAATTTGATGGGTCAAGGCCTAAGTGTAGGGATTGATGATTCTGCAAATCAGTGTTTATGCAAGGTTGATATTAAACCGTGGTTGttctcaaaaagaaaagggtcTAAGAGCTTAGAAGCATATTCTTGTAAAATTGACATATACTGGGACCTTTCATCGGCTAAATTTGGATCTGGTCCTGAACCATTTGAGGGCTTTTATGTTGCTGTTGTTGTGGATAGGCAAATGGTTCTGATTCTCGGGGATATGAGAAAAGAAGCTTTCAAGAAAACTGGTGCCACTCCTATTCCTTCCAATGCTGTTTTTGTTGCTAAGAGAGAGCATGTCTTTGGAAAGAAAGTGTTCTGTACCAAGGCTCGGTTTTGTGACAATGGTCAAATCCATGATCTCATGATTGAATGCGACACAATTGGTGTCAGTGATCCGTGTCTTTTGGTTCGTGTGGACTGCAAGACCGTGATGCAGGTGAAGCGACTCCGATGGAAGTTCCGGGGGAACCACACCATTTTGGTTGACGGGCTAGCAATTGAAGTGTTCTGGGATGTACATAATTGGCTCTTTGGTGCATCAGTTGGAAATGCTGTTTTTATGTTCAAGACCTGCACGTCAGCCGAGAAGTTATGGTCTAGCCAACAACTTTCAGATCCAAATGTGTTGCCGTGGTCCTTCTCCCAGAGATTTCTGGATTCCAAATCACAAAATCTtggtttttcattgattttgtaTGCTTGGAAGCATGAATAG
- the LOC133693805 gene encoding protein tesmin/TSO1-like CXC 2 isoform X2, which translates to MDEKVTGKQTNKMGFRVVAQNLIKTYKICFLPAFAPLLTFSLFISSLFRQTHPNNNKKRFGERKEVGVFSFVTEDLLEVEEKCIQVLMELNTPNKNQIPATNPLSQFEDSPVFNYINNLSPIELVKSMHNGQAFNFPSFASPLSVFASPQLSSQSDARSFMRRDQFSEPSKPELLQSKDENDTSIGVFEAAQLTSLSVEQSECSTPANSSKGVITKLPGEHMELAIEEPDNLKYYCASPDDNIIMVPLKAIIEPQMAGDPNERYCSRKSEKDLCKIGRTGQNEDEAGCDWVALISDVADILTLEPSIDEESAEKQKMVDPGTISFISNVLQAPQDNSDDSETSYYAGSSQQREIGEPGIQPVESGEQNEADQTPSVFSGTLPDKPIVNDAAAKVDIRGKSYQSSSKQHKIRRRCLVFEMGAHKKKLAFESSSSTSSQSDHMGASIEKHATPRTDKGKTLSALPGRGIGLHLNALTSTSSGNAVKIETLASGKQEISQPPSPAAHMASGLDPVSKSLALITVETDFVPFDNEDKVMENVPRTSMVVTEDYGISSPKMKRQKFEYLGASSCKRCNCKRSKCLKLYCECFAAGLYCIEPCSCLECSNNPAHEDTVLETRRQIESRNPLAFAPKVIRNSDSVSEFGEETNKTPASARHKRGCNCKKSSCLKKYCECFQGGVGCSSYCRCEGCKNTFGCKNGVEENDIKWGESKIHENTSNLNLLDIIEKGEDHPDLTVPSKDSRSPVHPQIPISGQLSGSSLCDVGPSTKMRPIQRFRTNFFYHQPKYEKHLQVIPEDETPEILNRNCLPTSGVKSVSPNSKRVSPPHHGFGPSTTWRRGRKLILRSVSPSPSLNPPCEQ; encoded by the exons ATGGATGAAAAGGTTACTGgcaagcaaacaaacaaaatggGTTTTAGGGTTGTGGCCCAAAATCtaatcaaaacatacaaaatctGCTTTCTTCCCGCCTTCGCGCCCCTCTTAACCTTCTCTCTCttcatttcttctctcttcAGACAGACACACCCGAACAACAATAAGAAACGTTTTGGAGAGAGAAAGGAGGTGGGTGTTTTCAGCTTCGTAACTGAGGATCTTTTAGAGGTAGAAGAGAAGTGTATTCAAGTTCTAATGGAGCTAAACACACCCAATAAGAACCAAATCCCCGCTACTAACCCCCTCTCTCAATTTGAG GATTCTCCTGTGTTTAATTACATCAACAATCTCTCACCAATTGAGTTAGTCAAGTCCATGCACAATGGTCAAGCGTTCAACTTTCCGTCTTTTGCATCCCCTCTTTCTGTATTTGCTTCACCTCAGCTTAGTTCCCAAAGTGATGCTAGATCATTTATGAGAAG GGATCAATTCTCAGAGCCTTCAAAACCTGAGCTCCTTCAAAGTAAAGATGAAAATGACACAAGTATAGGGGTTTTTGAGGCTGCTCAATTGACTAGTTTGAGTGTTGAACAGTCAGAATGCTCCACTCCTGCAAATTCAAGTAAAGGGGTTATTACTAAGCTGCCTGGTGAGCACATGGAATTAGCAATTGAGGAGCCAGacaatttgaaatattattgtGCTAGCCCAGATGATAACATTATCATGGTGCCTCTCAAAGCAATTATTGAGCCTCAGATGGCAGGCGATCCAAATGAGAGATATTGTTCGCGTAAAAGTGAAAAAGACTTGTGTAAAATTGGCCGAACTGGGCAGAATGAAGATGAAGCAGGATGTGATTGGGTGGCTCTGATTTCCGATGTAGCTGATATCTTGACCTTGGAGCCATCCATTGATGAGGAATCAGCTGAGAAGCAGAAAATGGTGGATCCTGGGACCATATCTTTTATCTCAAATGTCCTACAGGCCCCACAGGACAACAGCGATGATTCAGAGACTTCCTATTATGCAGGTTCTTCCCAGCAAAGGGAAATTGGAGAGCCAGGAATTCAGCCAGTAGAATCTGGGGAACAGAATGAAGCAGATCAGACACCATCTGTATTCTCTGGAACTTTACCAGATAAACCAATAGTCAATGATGCGGCTGCAAAAGTGGATATCAGGGGGAAAAGCTACCAGTCCAGCAGCAAG CAGCATAAAATACGAAGGAGGTGCCTGGTTTTTGAGATGGGAgctcataaaaagaaattagcaTTTGAATCTAGTAGTTCAACCTCATCACAATCAGATCACATGGGTGCAAGCATAGAAAAGCATGCAACTCCGAGGACagataagggaaaaacattGTCTGCATTACCTGGAAGGGGTATTGGTTTGCACTTGAATGCTCTTACATCTACAAGCAGTGGTAATGCTGTCAAGATTGAGACTCTAGCTTCTGGAAAGCAAGAAATAAGCCAGCCTCCTTCCCCTGCTGCACACATGGCATCTGGTTTAGATCCTGTTAGTAAATCCTTAGCTCTGATTACTGTGGAAACAGATTTTGTTCCTTTTGATAACGAAGATAAGGTTATGGAAAATGTTCCTCGGACATCGATGGTTGTGACTGAAGACTATGGCATAAGCAGTCCCAAAATGAAGAG gcAAAAATTTGAATATCTTGGAGCATCATCATGCAAGCGCTGCAATTGTAAGAGATCAAAATGCCTAAAGCT TTATTGCGAATGCTTTGCTGCTGGTCTCTACTGTATTGAGCCTTGTTCGTGTCTAGAGTGTTCTAACAATCCTGCTCATGAAGATACTGTTCTGGAAACTCGTAGACAGATTGAGTCTCGCAACCCTCTTGCATTTGCTCCCAAAGTGATTAGAAACTCGGATTCTGTTTCTGAATTTGGG GAGGAGACTAATAAAACTCCAGCTTCAGCCAGGCATAAAAGAGGATGCAACTGTAAAAAGTCAAGTTGTCTAAAGAAATACTGCGAATGCTTTCAG GGTGGTGTTGGTTGCTCTTCCTACTGTAGATGTGAAGGATGTAAAAACACCTTTGGTTGCAAGAATG GAGTGGAAGAAAATGACATCAAATGGGGGGAATCTAAAATCCACGAGAACACATCAAACCTGAATTTACTTGATATAATTGAAAAGGGTGAAGATCATCCAGATCTTACGGTACCTTCTAAAGATTCCAG GTCTCCAGTTCATCCACAAATCCCCATCAGTGGGCAGCTCTCAGGATCATCCCTTTGCGATGTTGGTCCATCAACTAAAATGCGCCCTATCCAGAGATTTAGAACAAATTTTTTCTATCACCAGCCTAAATATGAGAAGCATCTTCAGGTAATTCCAGAAGATGAAACTCctgagattctgaacagaaaTTGCTTGCCTACAAGTGGAGTTAAGTCGGTCTCTCCAAACTCCAAAAGGGTTTCAccccctcatcatggttttgggCCATCAACTACTTGGAGGAGGGGTAGAAAGTTGATTCTGAGATCTGTCTCTCCATCCCCATCTCTCAACCCACCATGTGAGCAATGA
- the LOC133693805 gene encoding protein tesmin/TSO1-like CXC 2 isoform X1 has product MDEKVTGKQTNKMGFRVVAQNLIKTYKICFLPAFAPLLTFSLFISSLFRQTHPNNNKKRFGERKEVGVFSFVTEDLLEVEEKCIQVLMELNTPNKNQIPATNPLSQFEDSPVFNYINNLSPIELVKSMHNGQAFNFPSFASPLSVFASPQLSSQSDARSFMRRDQFSEPSKPELLQSKDENDTSIGVFEAAQLTSLSVEQSECSTPANSSKGVITKLPGEHMELAIEEPDNLKYYCASPDDNIIMVPLKAIIEPQMAGDPNERYCSRKSEKDLCKIGRTGQNEDEAGCDWVALISDVADILTLEPSIDEESAEKQKMVDPGTISFISNVLQAPQDNSDDSETSYYAGSSQQREIGEPGIQPVESGEQNEADQTPSVFSGTLPDKPIVNDAAAKVDIRGKSYQSSSKQQHKIRRRCLVFEMGAHKKKLAFESSSSTSSQSDHMGASIEKHATPRTDKGKTLSALPGRGIGLHLNALTSTSSGNAVKIETLASGKQEISQPPSPAAHMASGLDPVSKSLALITVETDFVPFDNEDKVMENVPRTSMVVTEDYGISSPKMKRQKFEYLGASSCKRCNCKRSKCLKLYCECFAAGLYCIEPCSCLECSNNPAHEDTVLETRRQIESRNPLAFAPKVIRNSDSVSEFGEETNKTPASARHKRGCNCKKSSCLKKYCECFQGGVGCSSYCRCEGCKNTFGCKNGVEENDIKWGESKIHENTSNLNLLDIIEKGEDHPDLTVPSKDSRSPVHPQIPISGQLSGSSLCDVGPSTKMRPIQRFRTNFFYHQPKYEKHLQVIPEDETPEILNRNCLPTSGVKSVSPNSKRVSPPHHGFGPSTTWRRGRKLILRSVSPSPSLNPPCEQ; this is encoded by the exons ATGGATGAAAAGGTTACTGgcaagcaaacaaacaaaatggGTTTTAGGGTTGTGGCCCAAAATCtaatcaaaacatacaaaatctGCTTTCTTCCCGCCTTCGCGCCCCTCTTAACCTTCTCTCTCttcatttcttctctcttcAGACAGACACACCCGAACAACAATAAGAAACGTTTTGGAGAGAGAAAGGAGGTGGGTGTTTTCAGCTTCGTAACTGAGGATCTTTTAGAGGTAGAAGAGAAGTGTATTCAAGTTCTAATGGAGCTAAACACACCCAATAAGAACCAAATCCCCGCTACTAACCCCCTCTCTCAATTTGAG GATTCTCCTGTGTTTAATTACATCAACAATCTCTCACCAATTGAGTTAGTCAAGTCCATGCACAATGGTCAAGCGTTCAACTTTCCGTCTTTTGCATCCCCTCTTTCTGTATTTGCTTCACCTCAGCTTAGTTCCCAAAGTGATGCTAGATCATTTATGAGAAG GGATCAATTCTCAGAGCCTTCAAAACCTGAGCTCCTTCAAAGTAAAGATGAAAATGACACAAGTATAGGGGTTTTTGAGGCTGCTCAATTGACTAGTTTGAGTGTTGAACAGTCAGAATGCTCCACTCCTGCAAATTCAAGTAAAGGGGTTATTACTAAGCTGCCTGGTGAGCACATGGAATTAGCAATTGAGGAGCCAGacaatttgaaatattattgtGCTAGCCCAGATGATAACATTATCATGGTGCCTCTCAAAGCAATTATTGAGCCTCAGATGGCAGGCGATCCAAATGAGAGATATTGTTCGCGTAAAAGTGAAAAAGACTTGTGTAAAATTGGCCGAACTGGGCAGAATGAAGATGAAGCAGGATGTGATTGGGTGGCTCTGATTTCCGATGTAGCTGATATCTTGACCTTGGAGCCATCCATTGATGAGGAATCAGCTGAGAAGCAGAAAATGGTGGATCCTGGGACCATATCTTTTATCTCAAATGTCCTACAGGCCCCACAGGACAACAGCGATGATTCAGAGACTTCCTATTATGCAGGTTCTTCCCAGCAAAGGGAAATTGGAGAGCCAGGAATTCAGCCAGTAGAATCTGGGGAACAGAATGAAGCAGATCAGACACCATCTGTATTCTCTGGAACTTTACCAGATAAACCAATAGTCAATGATGCGGCTGCAAAAGTGGATATCAGGGGGAAAAGCTACCAGTCCAGCAGCAAG CAGCAGCATAAAATACGAAGGAGGTGCCTGGTTTTTGAGATGGGAgctcataaaaagaaattagcaTTTGAATCTAGTAGTTCAACCTCATCACAATCAGATCACATGGGTGCAAGCATAGAAAAGCATGCAACTCCGAGGACagataagggaaaaacattGTCTGCATTACCTGGAAGGGGTATTGGTTTGCACTTGAATGCTCTTACATCTACAAGCAGTGGTAATGCTGTCAAGATTGAGACTCTAGCTTCTGGAAAGCAAGAAATAAGCCAGCCTCCTTCCCCTGCTGCACACATGGCATCTGGTTTAGATCCTGTTAGTAAATCCTTAGCTCTGATTACTGTGGAAACAGATTTTGTTCCTTTTGATAACGAAGATAAGGTTATGGAAAATGTTCCTCGGACATCGATGGTTGTGACTGAAGACTATGGCATAAGCAGTCCCAAAATGAAGAG gcAAAAATTTGAATATCTTGGAGCATCATCATGCAAGCGCTGCAATTGTAAGAGATCAAAATGCCTAAAGCT TTATTGCGAATGCTTTGCTGCTGGTCTCTACTGTATTGAGCCTTGTTCGTGTCTAGAGTGTTCTAACAATCCTGCTCATGAAGATACTGTTCTGGAAACTCGTAGACAGATTGAGTCTCGCAACCCTCTTGCATTTGCTCCCAAAGTGATTAGAAACTCGGATTCTGTTTCTGAATTTGGG GAGGAGACTAATAAAACTCCAGCTTCAGCCAGGCATAAAAGAGGATGCAACTGTAAAAAGTCAAGTTGTCTAAAGAAATACTGCGAATGCTTTCAG GGTGGTGTTGGTTGCTCTTCCTACTGTAGATGTGAAGGATGTAAAAACACCTTTGGTTGCAAGAATG GAGTGGAAGAAAATGACATCAAATGGGGGGAATCTAAAATCCACGAGAACACATCAAACCTGAATTTACTTGATATAATTGAAAAGGGTGAAGATCATCCAGATCTTACGGTACCTTCTAAAGATTCCAG GTCTCCAGTTCATCCACAAATCCCCATCAGTGGGCAGCTCTCAGGATCATCCCTTTGCGATGTTGGTCCATCAACTAAAATGCGCCCTATCCAGAGATTTAGAACAAATTTTTTCTATCACCAGCCTAAATATGAGAAGCATCTTCAGGTAATTCCAGAAGATGAAACTCctgagattctgaacagaaaTTGCTTGCCTACAAGTGGAGTTAAGTCGGTCTCTCCAAACTCCAAAAGGGTTTCAccccctcatcatggttttgggCCATCAACTACTTGGAGGAGGGGTAGAAAGTTGATTCTGAGATCTGTCTCTCCATCCCCATCTCTCAACCCACCATGTGAGCAATGA
- the LOC133693805 gene encoding protein tesmin/TSO1-like CXC 2 isoform X3 yields MHNGQAFNFPSFASPLSVFASPQLSSQSDARSFMRRDQFSEPSKPELLQSKDENDTSIGVFEAAQLTSLSVEQSECSTPANSSKGVITKLPGEHMELAIEEPDNLKYYCASPDDNIIMVPLKAIIEPQMAGDPNERYCSRKSEKDLCKIGRTGQNEDEAGCDWVALISDVADILTLEPSIDEESAEKQKMVDPGTISFISNVLQAPQDNSDDSETSYYAGSSQQREIGEPGIQPVESGEQNEADQTPSVFSGTLPDKPIVNDAAAKVDIRGKSYQSSSKQQHKIRRRCLVFEMGAHKKKLAFESSSSTSSQSDHMGASIEKHATPRTDKGKTLSALPGRGIGLHLNALTSTSSGNAVKIETLASGKQEISQPPSPAAHMASGLDPVSKSLALITVETDFVPFDNEDKVMENVPRTSMVVTEDYGISSPKMKRQKFEYLGASSCKRCNCKRSKCLKLYCECFAAGLYCIEPCSCLECSNNPAHEDTVLETRRQIESRNPLAFAPKVIRNSDSVSEFGEETNKTPASARHKRGCNCKKSSCLKKYCECFQGGVGCSSYCRCEGCKNTFGCKNGVEENDIKWGESKIHENTSNLNLLDIIEKGEDHPDLTVPSKDSRSPVHPQIPISGQLSGSSLCDVGPSTKMRPIQRFRTNFFYHQPKYEKHLQVIPEDETPEILNRNCLPTSGVKSVSPNSKRVSPPHHGFGPSTTWRRGRKLILRSVSPSPSLNPPCEQ; encoded by the exons ATGCACAATGGTCAAGCGTTCAACTTTCCGTCTTTTGCATCCCCTCTTTCTGTATTTGCTTCACCTCAGCTTAGTTCCCAAAGTGATGCTAGATCATTTATGAGAAG GGATCAATTCTCAGAGCCTTCAAAACCTGAGCTCCTTCAAAGTAAAGATGAAAATGACACAAGTATAGGGGTTTTTGAGGCTGCTCAATTGACTAGTTTGAGTGTTGAACAGTCAGAATGCTCCACTCCTGCAAATTCAAGTAAAGGGGTTATTACTAAGCTGCCTGGTGAGCACATGGAATTAGCAATTGAGGAGCCAGacaatttgaaatattattgtGCTAGCCCAGATGATAACATTATCATGGTGCCTCTCAAAGCAATTATTGAGCCTCAGATGGCAGGCGATCCAAATGAGAGATATTGTTCGCGTAAAAGTGAAAAAGACTTGTGTAAAATTGGCCGAACTGGGCAGAATGAAGATGAAGCAGGATGTGATTGGGTGGCTCTGATTTCCGATGTAGCTGATATCTTGACCTTGGAGCCATCCATTGATGAGGAATCAGCTGAGAAGCAGAAAATGGTGGATCCTGGGACCATATCTTTTATCTCAAATGTCCTACAGGCCCCACAGGACAACAGCGATGATTCAGAGACTTCCTATTATGCAGGTTCTTCCCAGCAAAGGGAAATTGGAGAGCCAGGAATTCAGCCAGTAGAATCTGGGGAACAGAATGAAGCAGATCAGACACCATCTGTATTCTCTGGAACTTTACCAGATAAACCAATAGTCAATGATGCGGCTGCAAAAGTGGATATCAGGGGGAAAAGCTACCAGTCCAGCAGCAAG CAGCAGCATAAAATACGAAGGAGGTGCCTGGTTTTTGAGATGGGAgctcataaaaagaaattagcaTTTGAATCTAGTAGTTCAACCTCATCACAATCAGATCACATGGGTGCAAGCATAGAAAAGCATGCAACTCCGAGGACagataagggaaaaacattGTCTGCATTACCTGGAAGGGGTATTGGTTTGCACTTGAATGCTCTTACATCTACAAGCAGTGGTAATGCTGTCAAGATTGAGACTCTAGCTTCTGGAAAGCAAGAAATAAGCCAGCCTCCTTCCCCTGCTGCACACATGGCATCTGGTTTAGATCCTGTTAGTAAATCCTTAGCTCTGATTACTGTGGAAACAGATTTTGTTCCTTTTGATAACGAAGATAAGGTTATGGAAAATGTTCCTCGGACATCGATGGTTGTGACTGAAGACTATGGCATAAGCAGTCCCAAAATGAAGAG gcAAAAATTTGAATATCTTGGAGCATCATCATGCAAGCGCTGCAATTGTAAGAGATCAAAATGCCTAAAGCT TTATTGCGAATGCTTTGCTGCTGGTCTCTACTGTATTGAGCCTTGTTCGTGTCTAGAGTGTTCTAACAATCCTGCTCATGAAGATACTGTTCTGGAAACTCGTAGACAGATTGAGTCTCGCAACCCTCTTGCATTTGCTCCCAAAGTGATTAGAAACTCGGATTCTGTTTCTGAATTTGGG GAGGAGACTAATAAAACTCCAGCTTCAGCCAGGCATAAAAGAGGATGCAACTGTAAAAAGTCAAGTTGTCTAAAGAAATACTGCGAATGCTTTCAG GGTGGTGTTGGTTGCTCTTCCTACTGTAGATGTGAAGGATGTAAAAACACCTTTGGTTGCAAGAATG GAGTGGAAGAAAATGACATCAAATGGGGGGAATCTAAAATCCACGAGAACACATCAAACCTGAATTTACTTGATATAATTGAAAAGGGTGAAGATCATCCAGATCTTACGGTACCTTCTAAAGATTCCAG GTCTCCAGTTCATCCACAAATCCCCATCAGTGGGCAGCTCTCAGGATCATCCCTTTGCGATGTTGGTCCATCAACTAAAATGCGCCCTATCCAGAGATTTAGAACAAATTTTTTCTATCACCAGCCTAAATATGAGAAGCATCTTCAGGTAATTCCAGAAGATGAAACTCctgagattctgaacagaaaTTGCTTGCCTACAAGTGGAGTTAAGTCGGTCTCTCCAAACTCCAAAAGGGTTTCAccccctcatcatggttttgggCCATCAACTACTTGGAGGAGGGGTAGAAAGTTGATTCTGAGATCTGTCTCTCCATCCCCATCTCTCAACCCACCATGTGAGCAATGA